The following coding sequences are from one Solea solea chromosome 11, fSolSol10.1, whole genome shotgun sequence window:
- the LOC131468176 gene encoding PWWP domain-containing DNA repair factor 3A-like: MLQHLKNIITGNTVSPWAKKQDRVILLFEDDEQVDKVMHFLSEVLERTETDKKSADPVAFVMDVLLPEATVYALGAVHSISLDKAKEMYMRGTEFDSR; the protein is encoded by the exons atgctgcaacaccttaaa aacatcatcacaggcaacacggtgtctccttgggccaagaaacaggacagggtcatccttctttttgaagatgatgaacaagtggacaaagtcatgcacttcttgtctgaagtactcgaacgtactgagacagacaagaagtctgcagatccagtggcattcgtaatggatgtacttttgccagag gcaacagtatacgccctcggagctgttcactccatctccctggacaaagccaaggagatgtacatgcgtggcacagagtttgactcaaggtaa